Proteins encoded together in one Pontiella desulfatans window:
- a CDS encoding sulfatase family protein, translating into MVRNWMLWVACISAVSLQAVPKPNVLVVMLDDFGTGHFAPVARQLKLTEVDPAFLDYTASLEESYDPQVALEASRRAMPFMETLAEQGVVFTRAFSASSLCAPARQGVLTGTSPTRWGAYRNIDINVCGLPEGRCLASGLQDQGYKTGFVGKWHVGSKDSELRKKILAEGGTEAEVNQAGYRGSVIEKDHPHNNGFDYAYFYNFYECPFYNSELIWDNRTFTGNRHGYNTDLFTDKAIDFMEQSLDEGKPFFMDLALHAVHIPLDVDAPAEYAKRFDTGYTSIDQFYAHIYAVDRSIERMVDMLKRRGAWENTLLFFLSDNGATCKVGDGDLSLVPGNGAHKGHKGQLFLGGTRIPMMMVWPERIKRAAVIGQTVSSMDVLPTALAAAGARLPDNIDGKDLMQVVDNPEQPLHARLFWTGIHAPAWGFSGKKTIVHAQQERDRWPGGWALVEGDYILRYIGTLDPGLEQAFPEGRAAFFSLHNMKDDPLEQKDLMQAKPEVAERMKAAYMKEADTLPAPYRFRHEAWAELVPNPGKHLPRQR; encoded by the coding sequence ATGGTAAGGAATTGGATGCTGTGGGTTGCCTGCATTTCGGCGGTATCGCTTCAGGCGGTGCCGAAGCCGAATGTGCTGGTGGTTATGCTGGACGATTTCGGGACGGGGCATTTTGCGCCGGTGGCCCGGCAGCTGAAGCTGACGGAGGTTGATCCGGCGTTTCTGGACTATACGGCATCGCTGGAGGAAAGCTACGATCCGCAGGTGGCGCTGGAGGCCTCGCGCCGCGCCATGCCGTTCATGGAAACGCTCGCGGAACAGGGCGTGGTGTTTACCCGTGCGTTTTCCGCCAGCAGCCTGTGCGCGCCGGCGCGGCAGGGCGTGCTGACCGGGACGAGTCCAACGCGATGGGGGGCATACCGCAACATCGACATCAACGTCTGCGGCCTGCCGGAGGGGCGGTGCCTCGCGTCCGGCTTGCAGGATCAAGGATACAAAACCGGCTTTGTCGGCAAGTGGCATGTGGGTTCCAAGGACAGTGAACTCAGGAAAAAAATCCTGGCGGAGGGCGGAACGGAAGCGGAGGTCAACCAGGCCGGTTACCGCGGATCGGTCATTGAAAAGGATCATCCGCACAACAACGGTTTCGACTATGCCTATTTCTACAACTTCTACGAATGCCCGTTCTACAACTCGGAACTGATCTGGGACAACCGCACCTTCACGGGCAACCGCCATGGATACAACACCGACTTGTTCACGGATAAGGCGATCGATTTCATGGAGCAGTCGCTGGATGAAGGAAAACCGTTCTTCATGGATCTTGCGCTGCACGCGGTGCATATCCCGCTCGATGTCGATGCCCCGGCGGAATATGCGAAGCGCTTCGACACCGGCTACACATCCATCGACCAATTCTATGCCCACATCTATGCCGTCGACCGGTCGATCGAGCGCATGGTGGACATGCTCAAGCGCCGCGGCGCATGGGAAAACACCCTGCTCTTTTTCCTCTCCGACAACGGCGCCACCTGCAAGGTGGGCGATGGCGACCTGAGCCTCGTGCCGGGCAACGGGGCGCACAAGGGCCACAAGGGGCAGCTCTTTCTGGGCGGCACCCGCATTCCGATGATGATGGTTTGGCCGGAGCGGATCAAGCGAGCGGCCGTGATCGGACAGACGGTTTCGTCGATGGATGTGCTGCCCACCGCGTTGGCCGCCGCCGGGGCGCGGCTGCCGGACAATATCGACGGCAAGGATTTGATGCAGGTGGTGGACAACCCGGAGCAACCGCTGCACGCCCGGCTCTTCTGGACGGGCATCCACGCGCCGGCATGGGGCTTCTCCGGCAAGAAGACGATCGTCCATGCGCAGCAGGAGCGCGATCGGTGGCCCGGCGGTTGGGCCCTCGTTGAGGGCGACTATATCCTGCGCTACATCGGCACGCTCGATCCCGGCCTTGAACAGGCCTTCCCGGAAGGGCGCGCCGCGTTTTTCAGCCTGCACAACATGAAGGACGACCCGCTGGAGCAGAAGGATTTGATGCAGGCCAAGCCCGAAGTGGCCGAACGCATGAAAGCCGCCTACATGAAGGAGGCGGACACGCTTCCCGCGCCGTACCGCTTCCGCCACGAAGCCTGGGCGGAGCTCGTCCCCAACCCCGGAAAACATCTGCCAAGACAGAGATAA
- a CDS encoding sugar phosphate isomerase/epimerase family protein, whose protein sequence is MDLKIFAPLWGSEQMDFATFADRVAEAGYDGVELSFPLHDEAVREKAVRILKERNLALIAQHWQTINPNIAEHIEEFLAHLNWLADTEPLFINSQTGRDWFSVADNLRIIEAAARFSEETGIRVLHETHRGKSLFCATRTMEILEAEASMRITADFSHWCTVSESWLEDQQATVAQAIARADHIHARVGHPEGPQVTDPRAPEWQDALHAHLAWWDAIAETKKASGERLTITSEFGPFPYMPTLPYTRQPIADQWEINVHMMNLLRQRYQ, encoded by the coding sequence ATGGACCTTAAAATTTTCGCACCTTTATGGGGATCCGAACAGATGGATTTCGCCACCTTCGCCGACCGGGTTGCCGAGGCGGGCTACGATGGGGTTGAACTGTCGTTCCCGCTGCACGACGAAGCGGTGCGCGAAAAGGCCGTGCGCATCCTGAAGGAACGGAACCTCGCTCTCATTGCGCAGCATTGGCAAACCATCAATCCGAATATCGCTGAACATATCGAAGAATTCCTTGCGCATCTCAACTGGCTGGCGGACACCGAACCGTTGTTCATCAATTCGCAAACGGGACGCGATTGGTTTTCGGTGGCAGACAACCTGCGCATCATCGAAGCCGCCGCTCGGTTTTCGGAGGAAACCGGGATAAGGGTCCTGCACGAAACGCATCGAGGCAAGTCCCTCTTCTGCGCCACCCGGACCATGGAAATCCTTGAAGCGGAGGCCTCCATGCGCATCACGGCCGACTTTTCCCATTGGTGCACGGTCTCCGAATCGTGGCTCGAAGACCAGCAGGCGACCGTGGCACAGGCCATTGCGCGCGCCGACCACATCCACGCCCGCGTCGGACATCCGGAAGGTCCGCAGGTGACCGACCCCCGCGCCCCGGAATGGCAGGATGCCCTCCATGCCCACCTCGCGTGGTGGGATGCCATTGCGGAAACCAAGAAGGCTTCCGGCGAGCGGCTGACGATCACCTCCGAGTTCGGCCCGTTCCCCTACATGCCCACCCTGCCCTACACCCGGCAGCCCATCGCCGACCAGTGGGAAATCAACGTCCACATGATGAATCTGTTGCGCCAGCGGTATCAATAA
- a CDS encoding helix-turn-helix transcriptional regulator, with protein sequence MIANFTLRFLASGLQEVGSKWTRAHNPFDECFKLYLPLEGEACCVMEGGQSLRLAPGSLFLINGYRIKQSVCEKRMKVAWLHFVPESLPLRRLLDHSADFQVLEHAAFPRISPEAIASSSHPASGVSSLLGIHGLLLEMIGSVLERSDAESRFRNDPAYLRIAPVLDYLNLHYLDNPPLEEMAALVHLAPNYFHRMFRQVFNTTPYRYMESKRMELARQLLSTTELPIGEIAEECGYENGFYFSRIFKKCLGRAPLVFRKEMRHSTAL encoded by the coding sequence ATGATTGCGAACTTCACCTTGCGTTTCCTGGCCAGCGGTCTGCAGGAAGTCGGATCGAAATGGACACGCGCCCATAATCCGTTCGATGAATGCTTCAAGCTTTACCTGCCCCTGGAGGGGGAAGCATGTTGTGTGATGGAAGGGGGGCAATCCCTGCGCCTCGCCCCTGGATCGTTGTTTTTAATCAACGGCTACCGGATAAAACAAAGCGTATGTGAAAAGCGGATGAAGGTTGCCTGGTTGCACTTTGTTCCCGAGTCGTTGCCGCTCCGGCGCCTGCTGGATCATAGCGCCGATTTCCAGGTGTTGGAACACGCCGCCTTTCCGCGGATTTCTCCCGAGGCGATTGCTTCTTCAAGCCATCCTGCATCGGGGGTTTCCTCACTGCTCGGCATCCACGGGCTGCTGCTGGAAATGATCGGCAGTGTGCTTGAGCGAAGCGATGCGGAATCCCGCTTCCGGAACGACCCGGCCTATCTGCGCATCGCCCCGGTGCTGGATTATCTGAACCTGCATTATCTTGATAATCCGCCGTTGGAGGAAATGGCGGCGCTGGTTCACCTGGCCCCCAACTATTTCCACCGGATGTTCCGGCAGGTTTTCAATACGACCCCGTATCGCTACATGGAGTCCAAGCGCATGGAGCTGGCGCGCCAGCTCCTCTCAACCACGGAACTGCCGATCGGGGAGATTGCGGAAGAGTGCGGCTATGAAAATGGATTCTATTTCTCGCGCATCTTCAAAAAGTGCCTCGGCCGGGCGCCGCTCGTCTTCCGCAAGGAGATGCGGCATTCCACCGCCCTATAG
- a CDS encoding phytanoyl-CoA dioxygenase family protein — protein MNTTNQRDLSFREVRNPAPKTLTPEQIAFYNREGYLKPFKAFTTDEADENRRTFDGLLARIKEARGDADSYAINGFQTHCESIYTLATNPVILDHVEDLLGPDIICWATHYFCKEPHDPKAVPWHQDASYWPLTPSRTVTVWLAIDDADRENAAMKFLPRTHNAGHLEWRKTDKEAVLDQEIVGIGNMGQPVYNELKAGQFSLHADMLAHGSDPNPSPRRRCGLTLRYCPPEVRPLESNWASGAIRCRGNAPAPHWNLNSPPKGDTIKDWITPVGGN, from the coding sequence ATGAATACAACGAACCAGCGAGACCTCTCCTTCCGGGAGGTTCGCAATCCAGCCCCCAAAACCCTGACGCCGGAGCAGATTGCCTTTTACAACCGGGAGGGTTATCTCAAGCCCTTCAAGGCCTTCACCACCGATGAAGCGGACGAAAACCGCCGAACATTCGACGGCCTGCTGGCTCGGATCAAAGAGGCTCGCGGCGACGCCGACAGCTATGCCATCAACGGGTTCCAGACCCATTGCGAGAGCATCTACACGCTGGCCACGAACCCGGTTATCCTCGACCATGTGGAAGATTTGCTGGGGCCGGACATCATCTGCTGGGCAACGCACTATTTCTGCAAGGAGCCCCACGATCCGAAGGCGGTTCCGTGGCATCAGGATGCTTCCTACTGGCCGCTCACCCCCTCCCGAACCGTAACCGTCTGGCTGGCGATCGACGATGCCGACCGGGAAAACGCCGCCATGAAATTTTTGCCGCGCACGCACAATGCCGGCCACCTTGAGTGGAGGAAAACGGACAAGGAGGCGGTGCTTGACCAGGAGATTGTAGGCATCGGGAACATGGGGCAACCGGTTTACAACGAGCTCAAGGCCGGTCAGTTTTCCCTGCACGCCGACATGCTGGCACACGGCTCCGACCCAAACCCATCGCCGCGGCGGCGCTGTGGCTTGACCCTTCGCTATTGCCCCCCCGAAGTAAGGCCGCTCGAATCCAACTGGGCGTCCGGAGCCATCCGTTGCCGAGGCAACGCCCCGGCGCCCCACTGGAATTTAAATTCACCACCAAAGGGCGATACGATTAAGGACTGGATAACGCCCGTGGGCGGAAACTGA
- a CDS encoding AraC family transcriptional regulator: MGRKRRSSSMQYKRVALAIVAHEYAHGREKIKGIIDYYRKHSAWEIHRNELAQPYVMPESLVGWDGDGVIGEIYTGTDAANLGSLKIPLVNTSSNDAAREFPTVGVDNHAIGQMAAEHLVECKLDRFAFVGLTGLCHVRERYEGFSQILEKNGGNCTLVQYQPEVVRGEHVSEELVSPERLMDALRDLELPVGIMTSSDRVGFAVLEACRRLGLRSPEDVALIGVDNDEMYCNLAYSSMTSIAPNARAVGFKAAAMLDKLMNGEELARSRILIPPKRIIFRNSTDMTRSEYPEVARALRFIRNHANEFIDVTNVLDVVPVSRRWLEMKFKDEVGHGIYQEIRRVHVERARELLLTTDWPVSRVAKESGFNNTERFEFAFQKLLEMSATEFRRQQAQG; this comes from the coding sequence ATGGGCAGAAAACGCAGAAGCAGTTCAATGCAGTATAAGCGGGTGGCGCTGGCCATCGTTGCGCATGAATATGCCCATGGGCGTGAAAAGATCAAGGGCATCATCGATTACTACCGCAAGCATTCCGCCTGGGAAATCCACCGTAACGAGCTTGCCCAGCCCTACGTCATGCCGGAAAGTCTGGTTGGATGGGACGGCGACGGGGTGATTGGCGAAATCTATACCGGAACCGATGCGGCAAACCTAGGCTCGCTCAAGATACCCCTGGTCAACACATCGAGCAACGATGCCGCCCGGGAATTCCCGACCGTCGGGGTGGACAACCATGCCATCGGCCAAATGGCGGCCGAGCATCTGGTGGAGTGCAAGCTGGACCGGTTCGCGTTCGTTGGGCTGACCGGGCTTTGCCATGTGCGCGAACGCTATGAGGGGTTCAGCCAAATCCTGGAAAAAAACGGAGGCAATTGCACGTTGGTGCAGTATCAGCCGGAGGTGGTCCGCGGCGAGCATGTCTCCGAAGAGCTCGTCTCCCCCGAGCGATTGATGGATGCCTTGCGCGACCTTGAGCTACCCGTTGGAATCATGACTTCGAGCGACCGCGTTGGATTCGCCGTGCTCGAAGCCTGCCGCCGCCTGGGGCTTCGCTCGCCGGAGGATGTCGCCCTGATTGGCGTCGATAACGACGAGATGTATTGCAACCTGGCCTATTCCTCGATGACCTCCATTGCGCCGAATGCGCGGGCGGTCGGCTTCAAGGCCGCCGCCATGCTTGATAAGCTGATGAACGGGGAGGAGCTGGCCAGGTCGCGTATCCTGATTCCTCCGAAACGAATCATTTTCCGCAACTCGACCGACATGACGCGCTCCGAATATCCCGAGGTTGCGCGCGCCCTGCGCTTCATCCGCAACCATGCCAACGAGTTCATCGATGTGACGAATGTGCTCGACGTGGTGCCGGTTTCGCGCCGCTGGCTGGAGATGAAGTTCAAGGACGAGGTGGGGCACGGCATCTACCAGGAAATCCGCCGTGTCCATGTCGAGCGGGCCCGGGAGCTTTTGCTGACGACCGATTGGCCCGTCTCGCGCGTCGCCAAGGAGAGCGGCTTCAACAACACCGAGCGCTTCGAGTTCGCGTTCCAGAAACTCCTCGAAATGAGCGCCACCGAATTCCGCAGGCAGCAGGCGCAAGGCTAG
- a CDS encoding alpha-L-fucosidase: MADMDLQITAEAVQDDPLLLPPEKRQWYREAKIGLYIHWGLYSLTQDGEWTMFLNGIDVEVYAARAAEFTGENFDANELAELAISLGARYSYFTTRHHDGFCLYDSAASDFTSVKTAAKRDFVREYLDAFRAKGLRPALYYSPMDWRFPGYFFPHMYHRSALAMKEQGYAQVRELMGNYGEIPVLWYDGGWLAHGGLHFSMKTGWHGREPGTPGDQGQWLWEPEKLNAMVRGLQPDAMINPRSGWQGDFDTYEAGQLYRFLDENKIQNDRPWEGCDALNEWWSHVPGIQEGRGTDHWIRTVSRVVCRGGNMMVNIGPKGDGSLDPEHTKIFHETGEWIRANGEAVYGTQGGPFEPGEWGGASCKGDEVFLHVLEWPEAGLVLPDVGLEFASAEKVVDGLQVELVQDDGCMRLVRPAGVEPVVTVVRMRKKT, from the coding sequence ATGGCGGATATGGATTTGCAGATCACGGCGGAGGCCGTGCAGGACGACCCGCTGTTACTGCCGCCGGAAAAACGGCAGTGGTATCGCGAGGCAAAGATTGGGCTCTACATTCACTGGGGGCTCTATTCCCTGACGCAGGATGGCGAGTGGACCATGTTCCTCAACGGCATCGACGTGGAGGTATATGCCGCGCGCGCGGCCGAATTCACCGGCGAAAACTTCGATGCGAACGAGCTGGCCGAGCTGGCGATTTCGCTGGGCGCGCGCTACAGCTATTTCACGACGCGCCACCACGACGGCTTTTGCCTGTACGACAGCGCCGCCTCGGATTTCACCTCCGTGAAGACGGCGGCGAAGCGCGACTTTGTCCGCGAATATCTCGACGCGTTCCGCGCGAAGGGGCTGCGCCCGGCGCTCTATTATTCACCGATGGACTGGCGCTTCCCCGGTTATTTTTTCCCGCACATGTACCACCGAAGCGCGCTGGCCATGAAGGAGCAGGGCTATGCGCAGGTGCGCGAGCTGATGGGCAACTATGGCGAGATCCCGGTGCTGTGGTACGACGGCGGCTGGTTGGCGCACGGCGGGTTGCACTTTTCGATGAAGACCGGCTGGCACGGCCGCGAACCCGGCACGCCCGGCGACCAGGGGCAGTGGCTGTGGGAACCCGAAAAGCTGAACGCGATGGTGCGCGGGCTGCAGCCGGATGCCATGATCAACCCGCGCTCCGGCTGGCAGGGCGATTTCGATACCTACGAGGCCGGCCAGCTCTACCGGTTCCTGGATGAAAACAAAATCCAGAACGACCGGCCGTGGGAGGGCTGCGACGCACTCAACGAATGGTGGAGCCATGTGCCGGGCATCCAGGAGGGGCGGGGAACCGACCACTGGATCCGCACGGTGTCGCGCGTGGTGTGCCGCGGCGGCAACATGATGGTCAACATCGGCCCCAAGGGCGATGGCTCGCTCGATCCCGAACATACGAAAATCTTCCACGAAACCGGCGAATGGATCCGCGCCAATGGCGAGGCGGTCTACGGGACGCAGGGCGGCCCCTTCGAACCGGGCGAGTGGGGCGGGGCCTCCTGCAAAGGCGATGAGGTGTTCCTCCACGTTCTGGAATGGCCGGAGGCGGGGCTGGTTCTGCCGGACGTGGGGTTGGAGTTCGCATCGGCTGAAAAGGTTGTGGATGGTTTGCAGGTCGAGCTGGTTCAGGACGACGGCTGTATGAGGCTCGTGCGGCCGGCGGGCGTGGAGCCGGTGGTGACCGTCGTTCGTATGCGCAAAAAAACTTGA
- a CDS encoding DUF2264 domain-containing protein: protein MAYNLKSREIIDGTESTWMEGTPYAFSVENPNTALSPFTGMTRQHWLDAAHFLTDGVFQHVNGIDDPITLPKQNEISYPQPHDPKHRFQAAEFEGLVRTMMAASPVLVDNPETVCNGLNIRDYYGNQILLATDPKSPRYWGRITDFTKETGRMQYQQTVEGAALVINLMNTKSQIWDHYSGKEKQQVADLVSDYAHSLTIGHNWRFFNVLMLTFLKVNGFAIDEAALTDHLQHLLSNHVGDGWYIDDTNYDFYNPWGFHFYGPLWCKWYGYEHEPEIAAIIERRNREFILNWPRFFSRDGKQLMWGRSIIYRFAASTAFGAHFLMNDPVLDPGFARRIASANMMQFMGREDLYVNGLPCLGYYGPFEPLIQFYSCAASPFWCAKTFVALTLPEDSPFWTAPENEGFWPELGNRSETIELSGPGMQVVNHGSTGTTELRTGKVLLHDTYYNQLQFNPDFPLETETPLGTNAASYSIREKDMGHDFRIPLNFAFNKIEDGLLYRLQNTQPLGLGDPNKGGVNRGPERIDLCDIPLPGGVIRVDRVRVPYRNELQLGHFALPGAALVEKVGGGLVASIEDGRKLAMMPVHGWDRIDVAQHQGLNPEADESTVLYAERIREKDYSGMEVFVTVLLHRLDGGDWTDDELHPIASLELLPWAPSGNACGVKLALKDGREYLIDYGDADGRRII, encoded by the coding sequence ATGGCCTACAATTTAAAGAGCCGCGAAATTATCGATGGAACCGAATCCACCTGGATGGAGGGAACCCCGTATGCGTTTTCGGTTGAAAACCCCAACACGGCCCTGAGTCCGTTCACCGGCATGACGCGCCAGCACTGGCTGGATGCGGCGCATTTCCTGACCGATGGTGTTTTCCAGCATGTGAACGGGATCGACGATCCGATCACATTGCCGAAGCAGAACGAAATCAGCTACCCGCAGCCCCATGATCCGAAGCACCGCTTCCAGGCGGCGGAATTCGAGGGGTTGGTGCGCACTATGATGGCGGCTTCGCCGGTGCTGGTGGACAACCCGGAGACGGTCTGCAACGGCCTCAACATCCGCGACTACTACGGCAACCAGATCCTGCTCGCCACCGACCCGAAGTCGCCGCGCTACTGGGGGCGCATCACCGACTTCACGAAGGAGACCGGGCGCATGCAATACCAGCAGACGGTCGAAGGCGCCGCGCTGGTGATTAACCTGATGAACACCAAGTCGCAGATTTGGGACCACTATTCCGGCAAGGAAAAGCAGCAGGTTGCCGATCTCGTTTCGGACTATGCCCACAGCCTGACCATCGGCCACAACTGGCGCTTCTTCAACGTGCTGATGCTCACCTTCCTGAAGGTGAACGGGTTCGCCATCGACGAGGCGGCGCTGACCGACCACCTGCAGCACCTGCTCAGCAACCATGTCGGCGACGGCTGGTACATCGATGACACCAACTATGATTTCTACAACCCGTGGGGGTTCCATTTCTACGGCCCGCTCTGGTGCAAGTGGTATGGCTACGAGCACGAGCCGGAGATCGCGGCGATCATTGAGAGGCGCAACCGCGAATTCATCCTGAACTGGCCGCGCTTCTTTTCGCGCGACGGCAAGCAGCTGATGTGGGGGCGGAGCATCATCTACCGCTTCGCCGCCTCCACCGCGTTCGGCGCCCACTTCCTGATGAACGATCCGGTGCTCGATCCCGGCTTCGCCCGGCGGATTGCCTCGGCCAACATGATGCAGTTCATGGGCCGTGAAGATCTCTATGTGAACGGGCTGCCGTGCCTCGGCTACTATGGCCCGTTCGAGCCGCTCATCCAATTCTACAGCTGCGCCGCCAGCCCGTTCTGGTGCGCCAAGACCTTCGTGGCGCTCACGCTGCCCGAAGATTCGCCGTTCTGGACCGCCCCCGAAAACGAAGGATTCTGGCCGGAGTTGGGCAACCGTTCCGAAACCATCGAGCTTTCCGGCCCCGGCATGCAGGTGGTCAACCACGGCTCCACCGGCACCACCGAGCTGCGCACCGGCAAGGTGCTGCTGCACGATACCTACTACAACCAGCTCCAGTTCAATCCCGACTTCCCGCTCGAGACCGAAACCCCGCTCGGCACCAACGCCGCCAGCTATTCCATCCGCGAAAAGGACATGGGGCACGACTTCCGCATTCCGCTCAACTTCGCCTTCAACAAGATCGAGGACGGCCTGCTCTACCGCCTGCAAAACACGCAGCCGCTCGGACTGGGCGACCCCAACAAGGGCGGCGTCAACCGCGGCCCCGAGCGGATCGACCTGTGCGACATCCCGTTGCCCGGCGGCGTCATCCGCGTCGACCGCGTGCGCGTGCCGTACCGCAACGAGCTGCAGCTCGGCCACTTTGCATTGCCGGGAGCCGCCCTGGTCGAAAAGGTGGGGGGCGGCCTGGTTGCTTCGATTGAGGACGGGCGCAAGCTGGCGATGATGCCCGTGCATGGCTGGGACAGGATTGATGTTGCGCAACACCAAGGACTCAACCCCGAGGCCGACGAAAGCACGGTGCTCTATGCCGAGCGCATCCGCGAAAAGGATTATTCCGGCATGGAGGTTTTCGTGACCGTCCTGCTGCACCGCCTCGATGGCGGCGACTGGACGGACGATGAACTCCATCCGATCGCCTCGCTCGAACTTCTTCCGTGGGCGCCTTCCGGCAATGCATGCGGCGTTAAGCTGGCCCTCAAGGACGGCCGCGAATATCTCATCGACTACGGCGATGCCGACGGTCGGAGAATCATCTAG
- the era gene encoding GTPase Era, with translation MTEEHTEFTGSGRAGIVAIVGRTNVGKSTLVNHLLGEKVSIVSDTVQTTRNLIRAILTEERGQMVFLDTPGVHKAQGELGKNLNKAARSAVQGVDAILLVLDGSSKPELEDDGWFRRICREEVPCIIALNKSDRGTNFVNAYQALWEEIKAEKESAVQPVWASVSALQGTGMAGLLDTLFGHIPEGPPLFPDDILTDYPRKLNIADVVREKFFHRLEKELPHALAIWVEDIDEQEKKWTVDVSVMVERHSQKGIVIGEKGRLIKWVREQAEKELYEMYGVRFKLNLWVKVEKNWRKNFWILKKLGYA, from the coding sequence ATGACTGAAGAACACACAGAATTCACTGGTTCCGGCCGGGCGGGCATCGTTGCCATCGTCGGGCGCACCAACGTTGGCAAGTCCACGCTCGTCAACCACCTGCTCGGCGAAAAGGTCAGCATTGTGAGCGATACGGTGCAGACGACCCGCAACCTGATCCGCGCCATCCTCACCGAGGAGCGCGGGCAGATGGTTTTCCTCGACACCCCCGGCGTGCACAAGGCGCAGGGGGAGCTGGGCAAGAACCTGAACAAGGCCGCGCGCTCCGCCGTGCAGGGCGTCGATGCCATCCTGCTGGTGCTTGATGGTTCCTCCAAGCCGGAGCTGGAGGACGATGGCTGGTTCCGCCGCATCTGCCGCGAGGAGGTGCCGTGCATCATTGCGCTCAACAAGAGCGACCGCGGCACCAACTTTGTGAATGCCTACCAGGCGTTGTGGGAAGAGATCAAGGCCGAGAAGGAGTCGGCCGTGCAGCCCGTCTGGGCATCCGTTTCCGCGTTGCAGGGCACCGGCATGGCCGGGCTGCTCGATACGCTCTTCGGCCATATCCCCGAGGGGCCGCCGCTGTTCCCCGACGACATCCTCACCGACTATCCGCGGAAGCTCAACATTGCCGACGTCGTCCGCGAAAAGTTTTTCCACCGGTTGGAAAAGGAGCTGCCGCACGCCCTGGCCATCTGGGTGGAGGATATCGACGAGCAGGAAAAAAAGTGGACGGTGGATGTCTCCGTCATGGTCGAGCGCCATTCCCAGAAGGGGATTGTCATCGGCGAAAAAGGCCGCCTGATCAAATGGGTGCGGGAGCAGGCCGAGAAAGAGCTGTACGAAATGTACGGCGTCCGCTTCAAACTCAATCTTTGGGTGAAGGTGGAAAAAAACTGGCGCAAGAATTTCTGGATCCTCAAAAAGCTCGGCTACGCCTGA
- a CDS encoding peptidylprolyl isomerase translates to MKFALSILMILTAPIFAFGQMTNALRKPVSIEIDGYAAKVNNRVITIGEVNDALTPLLPELYRQFKGDQLKEELDKAFDKARDQLIERALIMEAFTAKGGQIPDQYVNENIKSEINQRYKGDEALFEQMLAQQKKTRAEYMENVREQMAVGMLTNEEVGRRARVTPEQVREAYEQNREMYYIPEKVKYSIIVLNKGTTPDDQAVKREEADTIRRRLLDGADFGETATEVSEGSRAADGGAFPWMQPKDVRPELQDTLRTLPAGEISEIIETEQQLYIVKVEARRQPGYKTFDEVRLDLKNALTAKERQRLHERWIDRLKENSYIQIYD, encoded by the coding sequence ATGAAATTTGCACTTTCCATTTTGATGATACTGACCGCGCCCATTTTCGCTTTTGGGCAAATGACGAACGCGCTCCGGAAACCGGTTTCGATCGAGATCGACGGCTATGCCGCCAAGGTGAACAACCGGGTGATCACGATCGGCGAAGTGAACGATGCGCTGACACCGCTGCTGCCGGAACTCTACCGCCAGTTCAAGGGCGACCAGCTGAAGGAAGAGCTCGACAAGGCGTTCGACAAGGCGCGCGACCAGCTGATCGAACGGGCGCTGATCATGGAGGCCTTCACGGCCAAGGGCGGCCAGATTCCCGACCAGTATGTGAACGAGAATATCAAAAGCGAAATCAACCAGCGCTACAAAGGCGACGAAGCCCTGTTCGAGCAAATGCTCGCCCAGCAGAAAAAGACGCGGGCCGAATATATGGAAAACGTGCGCGAGCAGATGGCCGTGGGCATGTTGACCAACGAAGAGGTCGGCCGCCGCGCCCGCGTTACGCCCGAACAAGTCCGCGAGGCCTATGAGCAAAACAGGGAAATGTATTATATTCCCGAGAAGGTGAAATACAGCATCATCGTCCTCAACAAGGGCACCACCCCCGACGACCAGGCCGTGAAGCGCGAGGAAGCCGACACGATACGCCGACGCCTGCTCGACGGCGCCGATTTTGGCGAAACCGCCACGGAAGTTTCCGAAGGCAGCCGGGCGGCCGATGGGGGCGCGTTCCCGTGGATGCAACCGAAGGATGTGCGCCCCGAGCTGCAGGATACCCTGAGAACCCTCCCCGCCGGCGAGATTAGCGAAATCATCGAAACCGAGCAGCAGCTCTACATCGTCAAGGTCGAGGCCCGCCGGCAGCCGGGCTATAAAACGTTCGACGAAGTCCGCCTCGACCTCAAGAACGCCCTGACCGCCAAGGAACGCCAGCGCCTCCACGAGCGCTGGATCGACCGCCTGAAGGAAAACAGCTACATCCAGATCTACGACTAG